A genome region from Anopheles stephensi strain Indian chromosome 2, UCI_ANSTEP_V1.0, whole genome shotgun sequence includes the following:
- the LOC118504475 gene encoding NAD-dependent protein deacetylase sirtuin-2-like: MSEERPATTASPSPPHHAPMLQCLGGAFDVDPDPTTSLLTAAASAAVTAASSTVPAAASAIAGASVALTEPASDPTITPLGPSPPGSIVNGGAGPDSASALPDFLQYDDTEDDEGEESISIERIRQYLSDKLGFYTADRLDDKDGAGGGASRRVLETVDIDGVLKHWKNGGFKKIVTMVGAGISTSAGIPDFRSPDTGLYNNLMKYNLPYPQAIFELEYLYQNPKPFFTLAKELYPGTFKPTPSHYFVRLLEQKGLLVRHYTQNIDTLERIAGISEEKIVEAHGTFYTNHCLQCKTAYSLEFVKEIIFTDEVPTCPCGGVIKPDIVFFGEGLPERFHMLPHQDFAECDLLIIMGTSLTVQPFASLVEYANDSCVRLLINRDKVGCSNIGFLRSMMFGEGLCFDLPGNRRDVAWTGNCDDGCFFLADQLGWGDELRKLIETEHAKIKPIRPLPVNPAVAPSVEGTDAVVDMEPTPITDIQQHHHHHQQQHHHHHHHQPHSILTDDHCLVDESECLLPEDEHFNDVADGLSTQGGAVGGAGVEESVQAMATDSHHDHEHHHHHQHHASEVNNLHHHHHHQHPHDPQQQQQQQQHEKMDEHHDDEVVVEQHPKTTLSLEDKT, encoded by the exons ATGTCGGAGGAGCGCCCTGCTACCACTGCGTCTCCTTCCCCACCACATCACGCACCAATGCTGCAGTGCCTCGGTGGGGCTTTCGATGTGGACCCTGATCCAACGACAAGCCTGCTGACCGCGGCTGCCTCCGCAGCTGTTACAGCCGCTTCGTCCACCGTTCCGGCCGCCGCATCCGCCATCGCAGGTGCATCCGTTGCGCTGACGGAGCCCGCGTCCGATCCAACCATCACGCCACTCGGCCCATCACCGCCGGGCTCCATCGTGAACGGTGGTGCCGGACCCGATTCGGCCTCGGCATTGCCCGACTTTCTGCAGTACGATGATACGGAAGACGACGAGGGAGAAGAGTCGATAAGCATCGAGCGAATACGCCAGTATCTGTCAGACAAGCTCGGGTTTTACACGGCCGATCGATTAGACGATAAGGATGGGGCTGGCGGTGGCGCTAGCCGGAGGGTGCTGGAAACGGTCGACATCGACGGTGTGCTGAAGCATTGGAAAAACGGAGGCTTTAAAAAGATCGTCACCATGGTCGGTGCTGGTATATCAACCT CTGCTGGCATACCGGACTTTCGGTCGCCGGATACGGGCCTGTACAACAACTTGATGAAGTACAATCTGCCGTACCCGCAGGCCATCTTCGAGCTGGAGTATCTGTACCAGAATCCGAAACCGTTCTTTACGCTGGCGAAGGAGCTGTACCCGGGCACATTCAAACCGACACCGTCACACTACTTCGTGCGGTTGCTTGAGCAGAAAGGTTTGCTCGTGCGCCACTACACGCAAAACATCGACACGCTGGAACGCATCGCTGGCATTAGCGAGGAAAAGATCGTCGAAGCGCACGGAACGTTCTACACAAACCACTGTCTCCAGTGCAAGACGGCCTACAGCTTGGAGTTCGTGAAGG AAATTATCTTCACGGATGAAGTGCCGACCTGCCCGTGCGGTGGTGTCATTAAACCCGACATCGTGTTCTTCGGCGAAGGTTTGCCGGAGCGGTTTCACATGCTACCGCACCAGGACTTTGCCGAGTGCGACCTGCTGATCATTATGGGAACGTCGCTGACGGTGCAACCGTTCGCTTCCCTGGTCGAGTACGCGAACGACTCCTGTGTCCGGCTGTTGATAAACCGGGACAAGGTCGGTTGCAGCAACATCGGTTTCCTGCGCTCCATGATGTTCGGCGAGGGGCTGTGTTTCGATCTGCCCGGCAATCGGCGAGACGTTGCCTGGACGGGTAATTGTGACGACGGGTGTTTCTTCCTGGCCGATCAGCTTGGTTGGGGT GATGAATTGCGCAAGCTGATCGAAACGGAGCATGCAAAGATAAAACCGATTCGACCCCTTCCAGTGAACCCTGCTGTAGCGCCTTCGGTTGAAGGAACGGACGCGGTCGTAGATATGGAACCGACCCCGATCACGGACatacagcagcaccaccatcatcatcagcaacagcaccaccaccaccaccaccaccaaccacacTCGATCCTAACCGATGATCACTGTCTGGTGGACGAAAGTGAATGTCTGCTGCCAGAGGACGAACACTTTAACGATGTTGCCGACGGTCTTTCCACGCAGGGTGGCGCTGTGGGCGGCGCTGGTGTAGAGGAAAGTGTCCAAGCAATGGCCACCGATTCGCATCACGACCATgaacaccaccatcatcatcagcatcatgcTTCGGAAGTGAataatcttcatcatcatcatcatcatcaacatccgCATgatccacagcagcagcagcagcagcagcagcacgaaaaGATGGACGAACATCATGACGatgaggtggtggtggagcagCATCCGAAGACGACCCTATCGCTGGAAGACAAAACTTAA
- the LOC118504473 gene encoding DNA repair protein RAD51 homolog A produces MAQMEKSLQSASTVEDEEDYGPLLIGKLEGNGITNGDIKKLAEAGFHTVEAVAYAPKKQLLAIKGISEAKADKILQEATKHVPMGFTTATEYHQKRSEIIQLTTGSKELDKLLGGGIETGSITEIFGEFRTGKTQLCHTLAVTCQLPVSQNGGEGKCLYIDTEGTFRPERLLATAERYKLVGADVLDNVAYARAYNTDHQMHLLMVASAMMAESRYALIIVDSATSLYRTDYSGRGELAARQTHLAKFLRMLLRLADEFGVAVLITNQVVAQVDGAAMFNPDPKKPIGGNIIAHASTTRLYMRKGRGEARICKIYDSPCLAEGEATFAINPDGIGDVKE; encoded by the exons ATGGCACAAATGGAAAAGTCTTTACAATCTGCCTCGACAGTGGAAGACGAGGAGGACTACGGACCGTTGTTGATCGGGAAGCTTGAG GGCAATGGAATCACAAACGGAGACATCAAAAAGCTTGCCGAGGCCGGCTTTCACACCGTCGAAGCGGTTGCATATGCACCGAAAAAGCAACTGCTTGCGATCAAAGGCATTTCCGAGGCGAAAGCGGACAAAATACTCCAGGAAGCGACGAAGCACGTACCGATGGGTTTTACGACGGCAACCGAATACCACCAGAAGCGGTCGGAAATTATCCAGCTGACAACGGGTTCGAAAGAGCTGGACAAACTGCTCGGCGGTGGCATTGAGACGGGCAGCATCACGGAGATATTTGGCGAGTTTCGAACTGGCAAAACGCAGCTGTGCCATACGTTGGCCGTCACCTGCCAGCTGCCGGTGAGCCAGAACGGTGGCgaaggcaaatgtttgtacatCGACACGGAGGGTACGTTCCGACCGGAGCGACTGCTAGCTACCGCCGAACGGTACAAACTGGTCGGGGCGGACGTGTTGGACAATGTggcgtacgcgagagcgtacaACACCGACCACCAGATGCATCTGCTGATGGTTGCGTCGGCCATGATGGCAGAATCCCGCTACGCGCTTATCATCGTGGACAGTGCCACCAGCCTGTACCGGACGGATTACAGTGGACGGGGGGAGCTAGCGGCACGGCAGACACATTTGGCCAAATTTTTGCGCATGCTGTTGCGGCTGGCCGACGAGTTTGGGGTGGCGGTTCTGATCACGAACCAGGTCGTCGCACAGGTGGACGGTGCGGCAATGTTCAATCCGGATCCGAAGAAACCGATCGGTGGCAATATCATAGCGCACGCCTCTACCACCCGGCTGTACATGCGTAAAGGTCGGGGTGAAGCGAGAATCTGTAAAATTTACGATTCACCGTGTTTGGCAGAAGGCGAAGCCACGTTCGCTATCAATCCGGATGGCATTGGCGATGTGAAGGAGTAG
- the LOC118504478 gene encoding bifunctional glutamate/proline--tRNA ligase, with translation MVSTFVCCKTNAAVGGLIAAELLRPSYPIEVRWGSETSISYSTRTLACITNNDVLRALARVVPSFRLYGATPIERTQIDHWLTYTLSLEKNLADELKYLNKCLGPLTYLVANHLTIADLAVFNELYVRYEELKKIGIPLHVQRWYNLIMAQPCTKEALQKHALELRTAAASSAKVKEPSPDKGADGGKREQGKFVDLPGAEMGKVVVRFPPEASGYLHIGHAKAALLNQYYQQAFQGKLIMRFDDTNPAKENVHFEQVILEDLEMLQIKPDLFTHTSQYFDLMLDYCVRLLKEGKAYVDDTEPEQMKKEREERVESKNRSNTPERNLALWAEMVKGTEAGQKCCVRAKIDMSSPNGCMRDPTIYRCKNEPHPRTGTQYKVYPTYDFACPIVDAIENVTHTLRTMEYHDRDEQFYWFIEALGLRRPYIWEYSRLNMTNTVLSKRKLTWFVAEGLVDGWDDPRFPTVRGILRRGMTVEGLREFIIAQGSSKSVVFMEWDKIWAFNKKVIDPIAPRYTALEHEQRVPVNVAGVQPGTMQAAVHPKNADIGMKTVHYGPRVLIDLADAKELKEGENATFINWGNLLITKVHRGAGGVPVSIDATPNLDNKDYKKTLKLTWLCELPADQYTPTYCVYFEHIISKPVLGRDEDFKNYIGHQTRTEVPMLGDPELKNLRKGDIIQLQRRGFFKVDQAYQPASEFSGAETPIVLFAIPDGHVAAVPTANVPKKEAAGESKKAKQTAAKPATAAAAPSVGGASDVSKLNDSIAQQGEKVRKLKADKAPKADVDAAVKVLLDLKAQYKAQTGSDWKPGASVVAPASAAPVGPSSDANALDAKIVEQGNLVRDLKAKKAAKPEVDAAVKTLLELKAQYKSATGSDWKPGSAVTVAPPQTSSGGADAINAKIVEQGNLVRDLKAKKAAKPEVDAAVKTLLELKAQYKTATGSDWKPGAVTPTVTVPTPVSSAPLKPADGSTGNDGSAEAISNKIIAQGDLVRDLKGKKAPKADIDAQVKTLLDLKAQYKQATGGQEWKPGCVLPASNTASAPPAAGTGEASDLLAQIAAQGDAVRTLKGNKADKATIDSAVALLLKLKADYKTLTGKDWKPGTTVPPAKDTKAGKENMCPAGSGSEQEALVEKITKQGDAVRALKGSGAPKPEIDAAVKLLLDLKAEYKKLTGSDYVPAGGAAAAGGRQQTKPAKKEAKPKPEQKPKPEQQKSAGKDDGTGGPKKQTRLGLEATKEDNLPDWYSQVITKGEMIEYYDVSGCYILRHWSFAIWKAIRNWFDAEITRLGVKECYFPIFVSRAALEREKTHIADFAPEVAWVTKSGDSDLAEPIAVRPTSETVMYPAYAKWIQSYRDLPIRLNQWNNVVRWEFKHPQPFLRTREFLWQEGHTAFATKQEADEEVLTILDLYAKVYTDLLAIPVVKGRKTEKEKFAGGDYTTTVEAYISASGRAIQGATSHHLGQNFSRMFDIVYEHPESKEKEYVYQNSWGITTRTIGVMIMVHADNQGLVLPPRVACIQAVIVPCGITATTTDDERRRLYDSCRELERTIVGAGIRCEGDYRDNYSPGWKYNHWELKGVPVRIELGFKDLQNEQFVAVRRDNGAKQTIKRGEATVALARLLETIHGAMYERAEADLQQHTKVTKQWAEFLQFLEAKNIIMAPFCGEISCEDRIKAESARDDAEAEAGAPAMGAKSLCIPFVQPATIDPKVDRCVHPACGRVAKFYTLFGRSY, from the exons ATGGTATCGACCTTTGTGTGCTGCAAGACGAATGCGGCGGTGG GTGGACTCATCGCTGCGGAACTGCTACGTCCGTCGTACCCGATCGAGGTGCGCTGGGGTAGCGAAACGTCCATCTCTTACTCAACCCGTACGCTGGCCTGCATCACCAACAATGATGTGTTGCGGGCGTTGGCAAGAGTGGTCCCCTCGTTCCGTCTGTACGGTGCAACACCAATCGAACGAACGCAGATCGATCACTGGCTGACGTACACCCTCTCCTTGGAGAAGAACCTGGCGGATGAGTTGAAATATCTGAACAAATGTCTCGGGCCGCTAACGTACCTGGTGGCCAATCATCTTACCATCGCCGATTTGGCCGTGTTCAACGAGCTGTACGTCCGGTACGAGGAGCTGAAGAAGATTGGCATTCCACTGCACGTGCAGCGGTGGTACAATCTGATAATGGCACAGCCCTGTACCAAGGAAGCACTGCAGAAGCACGCCCTCGAGCTACGTACGGCGGCAGCTTCCTCGGCAAAGGTGAAGGAACCGAGTCCGGATAAGGGTGCGGACGGTGGCAAGCGCGAGCAGGGTAAGTTCGTCGATCTGCCCGGTGCCGAAATGGGCAAGGTGGTTGTGCGGTTTCCCCCGGAAGCGTCCGGCTACCTGCACATCGGCCACGCCAAGGCGGCCCTGCTCAACCAGTACTACCAGCAAGCGTTCCAGGGCAAGCTGATTATGCGATTTGACGACACGAATCCGGCCAAAGAGAACGTGCACTTTGAGCAGGTGATTCTGGAGGACCTGGAGATGCTGCAGATCAAGCCGGATCTGTTCACGCACACCTCGCAGTACTTTGACCTGATGCTGGACTACTGCGTCCGTTTGCTGAAGGAGGGAAAGGCTTACGTGGACGACACGGAACCGGAACAGATGAAGAAGGAGCGCGAGGAGCGTGTCGAGTCGAAGAATCGCAGCAACACCCCGGAACGGAATTTGGCACTGTGGGCCGAAATGGTGAAGGGTACGGAAGCGGGACAGAAGTGTTGCGTGCGGGCCAAAATCGACATGTCCTCGCCGAATGGGTGTATGCGTGATCCGACGATCTATCGGTGCAAAAACGAACCACATCCACGTACCGGCACACAGTACAAGGTGTACCCGACGTACGATTTCGCCTGTCCGATTGTGGACGCGATCGAGAACGTGACGCACACACTGCGCACCATGGAGTACCACGATCGGGACGAGCAGTTCTACTGGTTCATCGAGGCGCTGGGGCTCCGGCGTCCCTACATCTGGGAGTACAGCCGGCTTAACATGACCAATACGGTGCTTTCCAAGCGCAAGCTGACGTGGTTCGTGGCGGAAGGTTTGGTCGATGGGTGGGACGATCCGCGGTTCCCGACCGTGCGTGGCATTCTGCGCCGCGGCATGACGGTGGAAGGTTTGCGCGAATTCATCATCGCGCAGGGTTCGAGCAAATCGGTCGTGTTTATGGAGTGGGACAAGATCTGGGCCTTCAACAAGAAGGTGATCGATCCGATCGCTCCCCGCTATACGGCGCTCGAGCACGAGCAGCGAGTCCCGGTGAATGTGGCTGGCGTGCAGCCGGGAACGATGCAGGCCGCGGTACACCCGAAGAACGCGGACATTGGCATGAAGACGGTCCATTACGGGCCTCGTGTGCTGATCGATTTGGCCGACGCGAAGGAGCTGAAGGAGGGTGAAAATGCAACGTTCATCAACTGGGGCAATCTGCTGATCACGAAGGTGCATCGGGGTGCCGGTGGAGTGCCGGTGTCGATTGACGCTACACCGAACCTGGACAATAAGGATTACAAGAAAACGCTCAAGCTTACGTGGTTGTGCGAATTGCCGGCGGATCAGTACACGCCAACGTACTGCGTGTACTTTGAGCATATCATCAGCAAACCGGTGCTGGGAAGGGATGAAGACTTCAAGAACTATATCGGCCATCAGACGAGG ACCGAGGTTCCAATGTTGGGCGATCCGGAGCTGAAGAATCTTCGCAAGGGAGACATTATTCAACTGCAGCGCCGTGGTTTCTTCAAGGTGGATCAAGCCTACCAACCGGCCAGCGAGTTTAGCGGGGCCGAGACACCGATAGTCCTGTTCGCGATTCCCGATGGCCATGTTGCGGCAGTTCCGACTGCAAACGTTCCCAAGAAGGAAGCAGCTGGAGAG AGCAAGAAGGCGAAGCAAACCGCTGCtaaaccagcaacagcagcagcagcccccAGTGTTGGTGGAGCTTCGGACGTGTCCAAGCTCAACGATTCCATCGCCCAGCAGGGCGAAAAGGTACGGAAGCTTAAGGCGGACAAAGCACCGAAGGCGGATGTTGACGCGGCAGTGAAAGTGCTGCTCGATCTGAAAGCACAATACAAAGCCCAGACGGGCAGTGATTGGAAACCGGGTGCAAGTGTGGTTgcaccagcatcagcagcacccGTCGGGCCATCGTCGGACGCAAATGCGCTGGATGCAAAGATCGTTGAACAAGGCAACTTGGTGCGTGAtttgaaggcgaagaaggCCGCTAAGCCCGAGGTGGACGCAGCTGTTAAGACGCTGCTCGAGCTGAAGGCACAGTATAAGAGCGCGACGGGAAGCGACTGGAAGCCGGGATCCGCTGTAACCGTCGCTCCGCCGCAAACCTCGTCGGGCGGTGCCGATGCTATCAATGCAAAGATCGTCGAACAAGGCAACTTGGTGCGTGATTTGAAGGCGAAAAAAGCGGCCAAACCCGAAGTGGACGCTGCCGTTAAGACACTGTTGGAGTTGAAGGCACAGTATAAGACCGCGACGGGAAGCGACTGGAAGCCGGGAGCAGTAACGCCGACGGTAACTGTACCAACTCCAGTTTCTTCCGCTCCATTGAAACCGGCCGACGGTAGTACCGGCAACGACGGATCCGCTGAAGCGATCAGCAACAAAATCATCGCGCAGGGTGATTTGGTGCGAGATTTGAAGGGCAAGAAGGCTCCGAAAGCGGATATTGACGCTCAGGTTAAAACGCTACTCGATCTGAAGGCACAGTACAAACAGGCAACCGGTGGGCAGGAGTGGAAACCGGGCTGTGTACTACCAGCATCGAACACTGCATCTGCTCCGCCCGCAGCCGGAACCGGAGAGGCCTCAGATTTGTTGGCTCAGATAGCAGCGCAAGGCGACGCGGTCCGCACGCTCAAAGGTAACAAAGCGGACAAAGCAACCATCGACTCAGCGGTTGCTTTGCTGCTGAAGCTGAAAGCCGATTACAAAACGCTAACCGGCAAGGACTGGAAGCCCGGCACAACGGTGCCACCCGCGAAGGACACCAAGgcaggaaaggaaaacatgtGCCCGGCTGGCAGCGGCAGCGAGCAGGAGGCGCTGGTGGAGAAGATTACAAAGCAGGGCGATGCGGTACGCGCGCTGAAGGGTAGCGGCGCACCGAAGCCCGAGATCGATGCCGCAGTCAAATTGCTGCTAGATTTGAAGGCGGAATACAAGAAGCTAACCGGGAGCGATTATGTTCCTGCCGGTGGGGCAGCAGCTGCCGGTGGACGGCAGCAGACGAAACCGGCGAAGAAGGAAGCGAAACCAAAGCCGGAACAAAAGCCCAAACCGGAGCAGCAAAAGTCGGCCGGCAAGGACGATGGCACCGGCGGTCCGAAGAAACAAACACGCCTCGGGCTGGAGGCGACGAAGGAAGACAACCTGCCCGACTGGTACTCGCAGGTCATTACGAAGGGCGAGATGATCGAGTACTACGACGTGTCCGGGTGCTACATCCTGCGCCACTGGTCGTTCGCCATCTGGAAAGCGATCCGGAACTGGTTCGATGCGGAGATTACACGGCTCGGCGTGAAGGAGTGTTACTTCCCGATCTTTGTATCGCGGGCGGCACTCGAGCGCGAGAAGACACACATCGCCGACTTTGCGCCGGAAGTCGCGTGGGTAACGAAGAGCGGTGATTCCGACCTGGCGGAACCGATCGCGGTGCGTCCCACGTCCGAAACGGTAATGTATCCGGCGTATGCCAAGTGGATCCAATCGTACCGCGATCTGCCGATCCGGTTGAACCAGTGGAACAATGTTGTG CGCTGGGAGTTTAAACATCCCCAACCGTTCCTGCGCACGCGTGAATTCCTGTGGCAGGAGGGCCACACCGCGTTCGCGACGAAGCAGGAAGCGGACGAGGAGGTGCTGACGATCCTCGACCTGTACGCGAAGGTGTACACCGACCTGCTGGCCATCCCCGTGGTGAAGGGAAGGAAGAcggagaaggaaaagtttGCCGGCGGCGATTACACGACCACGGTCGAGGCGTACATCTCGGCGTCCGGCCGAGCGATCCAGGGCGCGACGAGCCACCATCTGGGACAAAACTTTTCCCGCATGTTCGACATCGTGTACGAACATCCGGAGTCGAAGGAGAAGGAGTACGTGTACCAGAACTCGTGGGGCATTACGACGCGCACGATCGGTGTGATGATAATGGTGCACGCGGACAACCAGGGGCTGGTGTTGCCGCCGCGCGTTGCCTGCATCCAGGCCGTGATCGTACCGTGCGGCATCACCGCAACGACGACGGACGACGAGCGGCGCCGGCTGTACGACAGTTGCCGCGAGCTGGAGCGTACGATTGTAGGCGCCGGCATACGCTGCGAGGGCGACTATCGGGACAATTACTcgcccggctggaagtacaaCCACTGGGAGCTGAAGGGTGTGCCGGTGCGTATCGAGCTCGGCTTCAAGGATCTGCAGAACGAGCAGTTTGTGGCGGTACGGCGTGATAATGGTGCGAAGCAGACGATCAAGCGCGGCGAAGCAACGGTCGCACTGGCCCGGCTGCTCGAAACCATCCACGGCGCCATGTACGAACGGGCCGAGGCTGATCTGCAGCAGCACACGAAGGTGACGAAGCAGTGGGCCGAGTTTTTGCAGTTCCTTGAGGCGAAGAACATCATCATGGCACCGTTCTGTGGCGAGATTAGCTGCGAGGATCGCATCAAGGCCGAGAGTGCGCGTGACGATGCGGAGGCTGAGGCGGGCGCACCGGCGATGGGCGCCAAATCGCTGTGCATCCCGTTCGTGCAGCCGGCCACCATCGATCCGAAGGTGGACCGGTGTGTACATCCGGCCTGTGGACGGGTGGCCAAATTCTACACCCTGTTCGGAAGAAGCTACTAA